A genome region from Eschrichtius robustus isolate mEscRob2 chromosome 4, mEscRob2.pri, whole genome shotgun sequence includes the following:
- the LOC137763525 gene encoding X antigen family member 3-like, whose product NPVGPVVAQHPSDEQSQQEEPPTESQDSLPGQEREDEGASVVQVPDLEVDRQELTQPKTGGEHRDGPEVKRKLLPNLELITMPEAGER is encoded by the coding sequence AATCCAGTTGGACCTGTGGTTGCCCAGCACCCCAGTGATGAACAATCTCAACAAGAGGAACCACCAACTGAAAGTCAGGACAGTCTACCTGGTCAAGAgagagaagatgaaggagcaTCTGTTGTTCAAGTGCCTGATCTGGAAGTTGATCGACAGGAACTGACTCAGCCAAAGACTGGAGGTGAGCATAGAGATGGTCCAGAAGTCAAGAGGAAGCTTTTACCTAACCTCGAGCTCATTACTATGCCAGAAGCAGGTGAAAGATAG